The DNA sequence CGCCCGACGCCGAACCGATCCGGACAGGGTTGCTGACCTGAGATGCTCGAGATCCTCGACTACGCCTTCATGCAGCGGGCCCTGCTCGCCGCCGTCATGGTCGGCATCACCGCGCCCGCCGTCGGTATCTACCTCGTCCAGCGCCGTCAGGCGATCATGGGCGACGGTATCGGCCACGTCGCGCTCACCGGCGTCGCCCTCGGCTTCCTGACCGGCGCCAACCCGGTGTGGACCGCCGTTCTCGTCTCCGCCCTCGGCGCGATCCTCATGGAGCTGATCCGCTGGTACGGCAAGACCCGTGGCGATCTCGCACTCGCGATGCTCTTCTACGGCGGTATGGCGGGCGGTGTGCTGCTGATCAACCTCTCGCCGACCGGCTCCAACGCCAACCTCACCACCTATCTCTTCGGCTCGATCACCACGGTCTCCCCCGACGACGTGGTCGCGATCTCCCTCCTGGCCGCCTTCGTCGTCCTGATCACCCTGGGGCTGCGCCGCCAGCTGTTCGCGGTGTGCCAGGACGAGGAGTTCGCCCGGGTGACCGGCCTCCCGGTGCGCACGCTCAACCTGCTGCTGGCCATCACCGCCGCCGTCACCGTCACCGTCGCCATGCGCGTCGTGGGCCTGCTCCTGGTCAGCGCCCTGATGGTGGTCCCGGTCGCCGCCGCCCAGCAGGCCACCCGGGGCTTCGCGATGACGCTCGCCCTGGCGATCACCATCGGCATCGTGGTCACCCTGTCCGGCACGGTGTACTCGTTCTACGAGAACGTCCCGCCCGGCGCGAGCATCGTCGTCCTGGCCATCGGCGTCTTCGCGGTGATCACGGCCCTGGCCGCACCCCTGGCGAAACGACGCGCACAACGGGTCGCCACCGCCGAGGAGCGCTGCACCCTGAGGGACGATGTACTCGTATAGTCCTTCGCTCAGGTTCTCGCTCTCGCCCGTCGTCACAGCGTTAACTGGCACAATGGCCGGGCAGCAAGCGCAGCGGGCGCGGAGAGAGCGCCGAGGGCGACGGAGCATGCGAGGTTGAGGAGGCAGCTGTGGCGACCGCGGGTCCCCCAGTACGCGGCCGGTCCACCAGGCAGCGCGCCGCGGTGGCGGCGGCACTGGACGAGGTGGACGAGTTCCGCAGTGCGCAGGAGCTCCACGACATGCTCAAGCACCGCGGCGACTCGGTGGGCCTGACCACCGTCTACCGCACGCTCCAGTCCCTCGCCGACGCCGGCGAGGTCGACGTCCTCCGCACCACGGACGGCGAGGCGGTCTACCGCCGCTGTAGCAGCGAGGAGCACCACCACCACCTGGTCTGCCGCGCCTGCGGCAAGGCGGTCGAGGTGGAGGGCCCCGCCGTCGAGAAGTGGGCCGACGCGATCGCCGCCGAGCACGGCTTCGTGGACGTGGCCCATACGATCGAGATCTTCGGCACCTGCGGCGACTGCGCCACGAAGCCCTCCCAGGACTGACCCGGCCGGGCCTCCGCCCTACGGGGCGGGCGCCGCGGCCGAGCCCGACCTCCTGAGCAGCCGGATCAGGACGCCCGCCGCCACCCCGACGATGGCCGCACCCATCACCCCTCCGCCCACCTGGCCGCCCTCGCCACGGACCTCGGCGGTCCGCTCAGGTGAGGAGTGCCGCGAGCTGGGCCATCTCGGTGGGCGGATCGATCACCGGCTGGATGAGGAGTTCGTCGATGCCGGCCTGTTCCAGGGTGGCGATGCGGGCGAGGAGATCGTCGCGGGTGCCGACCAGGGCCAGGGTGTTCATCAGCGAGGGCAGAACCAGGTCCCGGTCCTGCGGTGCGATGCGTCCGAGGTAGTTGGGGTAGAGCTTGGTGTGGCGGTCCGGCGCGGTGGCGGTGGTGCCGCGCCGGTCGAGGAGCCGCCGCACCGCCTCGCGTTCCTCAAGGCTGAGTTGCTCGGCGAAGGCGGGGTTTTCGGCGGCTGTGTCGGCGGCGAAGGCCAGCAGCGACAGGACGAGGTGGCCGGTCGCGTCCCGGGCCGCGTCGCCATGGGGGTCCTCGTCCTCGTTCAGCATGTGGAGCGAGGTGACCACGTAGGAGTCCGTGTGGGAGTCGGGGTCGCGGGGTGTGTCTTGGGCGGCGTGGCGGCGGGCGTCGTGCAGCGCGTGCCAGGCGGTGGGGTCCAGCAGGCCGAAGGAGATGAGGCCAGTGCCGCGGCGGCCGGCGACGGCGGCGGCCTTCGGTCCGAGCAGCGCGGCCACGACGAACTCGATCGGGTCGGCGGTGTTCACGTGCGCTCCGGTGTGCAGGAACCGGATGTCGCGGACCCGGTCACCTTCGCGGTACTCGGTCGAGCGTCCGGCGCACAGGTCCTGCAGTGCGGCGGTGAAGTTCTCCAGCCTGGCCGCCGTGGTCGGCCGCATCCCCAGGGTGCGCCGGGCGGTGTTTCCGGTGCCGACGCCGCAGATGATCCGGCCCGGTGCCAGGGCGTTGAGGCTGGCGAGCCCGCTCGCGGCGGCCGGAGCCGAGCGCAGCGCCGGTGAGGTCACGCCGATGCCGAGCCTGATGCGGCTGGTGGCCTTCGCGCACAGGCTCAAGGCGACGAAGGGATCGCCGTGGACCATCGGGGTGTCGTTGACCCAGAAGCTGTGCAAGCCCAACTCCTCGGCCCGCACGGCGAGGTCCTCCACTCCAGGGTGCGCGCTGACCACGACGCCTGCACGCATCACACCTCCAAGGTATGCGGATGGAATCGCTCGCTCAGCATGACAGGTCCCGGCGTAGAGCCGGCTGGACGTATGCGTATGCCGGCCTCGCGGAAAAGGTCGAGGTGGACCCCGAATCGTTCGCGCGGACGAACACATCTTGGTCAGCGCGGTCGCCGTCAACCGCCGCTTTCCGAGCACGGGGCGCGGGGGCGGGCGTCGAACAAGCGGATATCCTCACCCCTCATCAGCTCCGCCCACGGTCCTCGTCCCGCTCCTCCCCAGGGTTGTCGCCGTCCGGTACGGGAAAGACGGACGTACGCGCGTCGTCCCGTCCGCGGCGGGGCGACGGACCCGTGCCATGTGCATGAACATGCATGAACAGGCACGAACATTACGGCTGACTTGGGGGGAAGCCTGATGTCCTTGTTTCCGGACCTGCCGGCGTTGCCGGGCCTCTTCGTCGATCCGCCCTCTCCGAAGAAGACCGCCGGCGCCTTCCACACCACCAGCGCGACGGGCAAGAACAAGACCAAACTGGACGACCCGGAGGCAGCCGGGAAGGCCCACTCGGGATGGGCGGTCGCGAGACCCAATCAGGAGTGCGTGACGGCGTGGCGCAACCGTCTGCACGATCTCGGCGAGTCGGCCAGGGAAGCCGCCACCGCCATCACCGACGCCATGGACGACTACATGGACACCGACCTGTCCATCGCGGCGGAGCTGCGCAAGGACGCCCGCTGGCTGGAGGGTGCCTGATGGTCTCCGTCCCCGACCTCCGGTCCGCGAGCCCGCAGGCATGGCGCGACGCCGCCACCGACGCGCTCACCGCGGCCAAGCACTGCGAGGAGATCGGCACCGCCGCCCGCGACGACGTGGCCCGCACGCTGGAGAAACAGTGGGTGTCCGACGCGGGCCTCGCCGCCCGCCGCACCTTCGTCAAGCACGCCGAGGACTACGAGGCGGCGAACCTGGCGCTGCGTGAGCTCTGCCGCGTCTACGACGACCTGGCCGACGAGATCGAGGCCGCCCAGCGCGATCTGAGCAGCGCGCTCACGTACGCCGACGACCATGAGCTGACCGTCGACGACAGCGGTCGCGTCTCCCGCGCCGCACCGGCGGCCTCCGCCCCCGGTGACGACAGCCAATCCGATCCGGTCCAGCACGCCCAGGGCATCATCGAGGGCGCCCTGTCCCGCGCGACCAAGGCCGACACCACGGCGGCGGCCGCGCTGCGGACCATCAGCGGCCTCACCGAGATCTCCGATCCGAAGCTGGTCAAGGAGGCGCTGACGAAGAACAGCCCGCTGGCCATCGCGCTGCGCCTGACGGGGGCGCCCAACGGTACGCATCCGATCAACGTCTCCCCCTCGCAGCTGGCCGCCGTGGAGCGGGCCGCGAGGGAGACCGGGGTGAGCAAGACGCTGCTGCTGTCGATCCTCTGGCAGGAGCAGCAGTGGTACCAGAACTACGACCAGGACGGCCACGGTCTCCTGCCGACCATCGGCAGGATCTTCAACTGGACCCTCCAGCAGACGATCAAGCCGGACAAGTCGCTCGGCATCACCCACATAAAGCTACAGACGGCCCGTAACGTCATAGAGCAACACCGGCAGGCGTTCACCACGCAGGACGGTACGTATCTGGGAGACCTCAGCGACGCCCAGCTCACCAAGTACATCGAGGAGTACCCCAACGAGGACATCCGCCTGAGCGCGTACTACCTCCAGGAGTTACGGAAGAATCCGTACGGTGCGGACACGGACAAGCAGTTGTTCATGCTCTACGCCGCCGACACCCCCGACGTCCGTGAGAAGAACGAGCAGTACGGGGACGATTCGGACCCCCGCGGGGGCGCCATCAAATCCCGCGCCGAGAACTGGGACGAGCTCCAGCCGTATATCGAGGATGCCCAGGCGTGGGAGGCTCTGAGCGACGAGGAACGCCAGAAGGCCCTGGAGCAATTGGAGAGCGACACCCCCAAGGGGCACTCCATCACCATCGACCCGATCTACGGCAGCGAGTCGCACGGCACCGGCACCGACGAACCGGAGCCCGGCACACCGTCGCCCGAGCCCGGACCGTCCCCCACCCCACCCTCCTCGGGCGGTAAGAACGACGACGGGGACGGAGGCGACAAGAGACCGAGCGAGCCCAGTTCCGGCCCCACACCGCGCCCCTCGGCGACGGGCCAGGCCCCTTGAAGAAGTGAGTCCATGAAGCGAGTGATCAGCGTGTTCGCGGCGGGGACGGCCACGGCCGTCCTCGCCGCGTGCGGCACCACGTCGGGCGGCGGCGCCGGCTCGTCACCCAGCCCGAGTGCCACGATGCCGGGCAATGTGCCCACCAAGCCCGAGTACGCGGACGCGGACGCGGTGGTGGAAGCCCTCGAAGCGGGGGGTGTCCCGTGTGAGATCACCCGCCGTTCGCAGGGCGGCAGCGCTGGAGGAAGCGGCCTCGGATGCGCCTCCGTCATCGACGGCACGAAGTTCGAGAACGACATCCAAGTGCTGAACCCGAAGAAGTTCAGCCGCGACGAGATCGGCGAGTCCATCGCCTCCCACAGAGAGCCTCCCACCAGTCACACCATCGTGGCCGCCGGTCACTGGTTCGTATGGGTCACCGAACCGCGCTTCGCGAACCGGATCGCCGCCGCCCTCGGCGGTGTCGTACTGCCGCCCGAGAAGGCCAAGATCCCCGAGTACCCGCTCCCGGACATTCCCCGCACCCCCCGCTACCGGTCGGTCGGCGCCCTCGCCGACGACCTCGCCGCGGCGGTCGGCTGCGACGACCGGAAGCAGCGGTCGGACACGGTGCTGACCTGCACCACCGGCGCGGACACCGGCTCGTCCAACTGCGCCACCCTGGCCCTGCACGCCTCGGACGCCGACCGTGACGCGGTACTGCGCGAGGCCATCGCCTACAAAGGGGTGCCCGCGACCCTGGTCACGGCCGGCAACTGGACCGTCAACCTCTGCGACTACGACCTGGGTTCACGCGCCGCCGACGCCCTGCACGGCACGGTCGTGTCCTACGACGGGGGCTGACCGCCGATGCCCCGAGAACACAGCCGGTCGGCCTTCGTACGGCCCTGGTCGCATCCGCGCCCGAAGCGCCCCCAACGCATCGCGGCGGGCACCACCGCGCTCCTGGCCGCGCCCCTCCTCACCGCCGGGGTGTCGCTGCGGCTGCGGTACGCGGGAGCCCCCGCGCCCGGAACGCGCACCCGAGGGCGGGACGCGGTGTGGCTCGGGCACGCCTGGGTGGACGGGCGCAACGGCGAGATCCAGCTCGCCGAGTTGGGCCGGCGGATGCGCGGCACCGGCATCCGGGACCTGTACGTCCACGCGGGCCCGCTGGAGCACGACGGCAGCCTGCCCGCGTCGCGCTACCCGAAGGCCCGCCGACTGGTGGACGCGGTGCGGCGCGAACTGCCTGGTGT is a window from the Streptomyces luomodiensis genome containing:
- a CDS encoding LLM class flavin-dependent oxidoreductase; translated protein: MRAGVVVSAHPGVEDLAVRAEELGLHSFWVNDTPMVHGDPFVALSLCAKATSRIRLGIGVTSPALRSAPAAASGLASLNALAPGRIICGVGTGNTARRTLGMRPTTAARLENFTAALQDLCAGRSTEYREGDRVRDIRFLHTGAHVNTADPIEFVVAALLGPKAAAVAGRRGTGLISFGLLDPTAWHALHDARRHAAQDTPRDPDSHTDSYVVTSLHMLNEDEDPHGDAARDATGHLVLSLLAFAADTAAENPAFAEQLSLEEREAVRRLLDRRGTTATAPDRHTKLYPNYLGRIAPQDRDLVLPSLMNTLALVGTRDDLLARIATLEQAGIDELLIQPVIDPPTEMAQLAALLT
- a CDS encoding Fur family transcriptional regulator gives rise to the protein MATAGPPVRGRSTRQRAAVAAALDEVDEFRSAQELHDMLKHRGDSVGLTTVYRTLQSLADAGEVDVLRTTDGEAVYRRCSSEEHHHHLVCRACGKAVEVEGPAVEKWADAIAAEHGFVDVAHTIEIFGTCGDCATKPSQD
- a CDS encoding metal ABC transporter permease yields the protein MLEILDYAFMQRALLAAVMVGITAPAVGIYLVQRRQAIMGDGIGHVALTGVALGFLTGANPVWTAVLVSALGAILMELIRWYGKTRGDLALAMLFYGGMAGGVLLINLSPTGSNANLTTYLFGSITTVSPDDVVAISLLAAFVVLITLGLRRQLFAVCQDEEFARVTGLPVRTLNLLLAITAAVTVTVAMRVVGLLLVSALMVVPVAAAQQATRGFAMTLALAITIGIVVTLSGTVYSFYENVPPGASIVVLAIGVFAVITALAAPLAKRRAQRVATAEERCTLRDDVLV